The Saccharomyces cerevisiae S288C chromosome VII, complete sequence genome includes a region encoding these proteins:
- the PUS2 gene encoding pseudouridine synthase PUS2 (Mitochondrial tRNA:pseudouridine synthase; acts at positions 27 and 28, but not at position 72; efficiently and rapidly targeted to mitochondria, specifically dedicated to mitochondrial tRNA modification; mutation also affects pseudouridylation of some nuclear-encoded mRNAs; PUS2 has a paralog, PUS1, that arose from the whole genome duplication), producing MLLGYCGSGYYGMQYNPPHKTIEGEILTKLFDVGAISEENSLAPKKNSFMAAARTDKGVHAMLNLLSLKITLREDTVAKLNAALPPEIRVWGIQPVNKKFNARSACDSRWYQYLIPEFILIGPPRSSLLHRNVGGCYREDGSQEVWDTFLEQTRGRFSGDELCRLQDTAQKLSESDPLVQDYVGLLSGTLSGYCLSPSKLDAFEAAMQEYVGTHNFHNFTTGKLWGDPSAQRHIKKVVVSQASPGWICVRIHGQSFMLHQIRRMVALAVLAARCQLPPNIVRNYFNAGPRKYIPRAPAQGLLLEGPVFDGYNTKLRNLLYCEIRPDDITLERMCRFRERQICTAIAHEETQRHVFCHFVRQMNRLATPLI from the coding sequence ATGCTCTTAGGTTACTGTGGCAGCGGATACTATGGAATGCAATACAACCCACCACACAAGACGATTGAAGGTGAGATTCTCACCAAGCTCTTCGACGTAGGAGCCATTTCCgaagaaaattcattgGCACCgaagaaaaattccttTATGGCAGCGGCAAGAACAGACAAGGGTGTACACGCTATGTTGAATCTACTGTCGCTAAAGATCACATTGCGAGAGGACACAGTAGCGAAGTTAAACGCCGCACTACCGCCCGAAATACGCGTGTGGGGTATCCAGCCTGTCaataaaaagtttaatGCTAGATCCGCGTGCGATTCTCGATGGTACCAATACCTTATCCCAGAATTTATACTCATTGGTCCACCCCGGAGTTCTCTTTTGCATCGAAACGTGGGGGGATGCTACCGCGAAGACGGCTCGCAAGAGGTGTGGGATACGTTCCTGGAACAGACGCGTGGGAGATTTAGCGGGGATGAGCTGTGCCGTTTGCAGGACACTGCACAGAAACTAAGCGAGAGCGATCCTTTGGTACAAGACTACGTGGGGCTATTGAGCGGTACCCTTAGCGGCTACTGCTTGTCGCCCTCGAAGCTGGACGCGTTTGAGGCAGCCATGCAGGAGTACGTGGGAACGCATAATTTTCACAACTTTACCACAGGAAAGCTTTGGGGGGATCCTAGTGCTCAGCGCCATATCAAAAAGGTTGTAGTGTCGCAGGCCTCACCGGGATGGATATGTGTGCGGATCCACGGGCAGTCGTTTATGTTGCATCAGATTCGACGAATGGTAGCGCTTGCCGTACTTGCAGCCCGTTGCCAATTGCCGCCTAATATTGTACGTAACTATTTTAACGCCGGGCCTAGGAAATACATTCCGAGGGCGCCCGCACAAGGCCTATTATTAGAGGGACCTGTGTTTGACGGGTATAACACTAAGTTGCGCAATTTGCTGTATTGCGAAATCCGCCCGGACGATATCACTCTTGAGCGCATGTGCCGTTTCCGAGAACGCCAGATCTGTACTGCGATCGCACACGAGGAGACACAGCGTCACGTGTTTTGCCATTTTGTACGACAAATGAACCGCCTGGCCACGCCTCTAATCTAG
- the ALG2 gene encoding GDP-Man:Man(1)GlcNAc(2)-PP-dolichol alpha-1,3-mannosyltransferase (Mannosyltransferase in the N-linked glycosylation pathway; catalyzes two consecutive steps in N-linked glycosylation pathway; mutants exhibit temperature-sensitive growth and abnormal accumulation of lipid-linked oligosaccharide Man2GlcNAc2-PP-Dol; mutations of human ALG2 cause congenital myasthenic syndrome; human ALG2 complements temperature sensitivity and dolichol-linked oligosaccharide biosynthesis defect of alg2-1 mutant, but mutant form from a patient with CDG-Ii fails to complement) encodes MIEKDKRTIAFIHPDLGIGGAERLVVDAALGLQQQGHSVIIYTSHCDKSHCFEEVKNGQLKVEVYGDFLPTNFLGRFFIVFATIRQLYLVIQLILQKKVNAYQLIIIDQLSTCIPLLHIFSSATLMFYCHFPDQLLAQRAGLLKKIYRLPFDLIEQFSVSAADTVVVNSNFTKNTFHQTFKYLSNDPDVIYPCVDLSTIEIEDIDKKFFKTVFNEGDRFYLSINRFEKKKDVALAIKAFALSEDQINDNVKLVICGGYDERVAENVEYLKELQSLADEYELSHTTIYYQEIKRVSDLESFKTNNSKIIFLTSISSSLKELLLERTEMLLYTPAYEHFGIVPLEAMKLGKPVLAVNNGGPLETIKSYVAGENESSATGWLKPAVPIQWATAIDESRKILQNGSVNFERNGPLRVKKYFSREAMTQSFEENVEKVIWKEKKYYPWEIFGISFSNFILHMAFIKILPNNPWPFLFMATFMVLYFKNYLWGIYWAFVFALSYPYEEI; translated from the coding sequence ATGATTGAAAAGGATAAAAGAACGATTGCTTTTATTCATCCAGACCTAGGTATTGGGGGCGCTGAAAGGTTAGTCGTCGATGCAGCATTAGGTCTACAGCAACAAGGACATAGTGTAATCATCTATACTAGTCACTGTGATAAATCACATTGTTTCGAAGAAGTTAAAAACGGCCAATTAAAAGTCGAAGTTTATGGTGATTTTTTACCGACAAACTTTTTGGGTcgtttttttattgttttcgCAACAATTAGACAGCTTTATTTAGTTATTCAATTGATCCTACAGAAAAAAGTGAATGCGTACCAATTAATTATCATTGATCAACTGTCTACATGTATTCCGCTTCTGCATATCTTTAGTTCTGCCACTTTGATGTTTTATTGTCATTTCCCCGACCAATTATTGGCTCAAAGAGCTGGgctattgaagaaaatatacagACTACCATTTGACTTAATAGAACAGTTTTCCGTGAGTGCTGCCGATACTGTTGTGgtaaattcaaatttcaCTAAGAATACGTTCCACCAAACGTTCAAGTATTTATCCAATGATCCAGACGTCATTTATCCATGCGTGGATTTATCAACAATCGAaattgaagatattgacaagaaatttttcaaaacagtGTTTAACGAAGGCGATAGATTTTACCTAAGTATAAATCgttttgagaaaaaaaaggatgtTGCGCTGGCTATAAAGGCTTTTGCGTTATCTGAAGATCAAATCAATGACAACGTTAAGTTAGTTATTTGCGGTGGTTATGACGAGAGGGTTGCAGAAAATGTGGAGTACTTGAAGGAACTACAGTCTCTGGCCGATGAATACGAATTATCCCATACAACCATATACTACCAAGAAATAAAGCGCGTCTCCGATTTAGAGTCATTCAAAACCAATAATAgtaaaattatatttttaactTCCATTTCATCATCTCTGAAAGAATTACTGCTCGAAAGAACCGAAATGTTATTGTATACACCAGCATATGAGCACTTTGGTATTGTTCCTTTAGAAGccatgaaattaggtaAGCCTGTACTAGCAGTAAACAATGGAGGTCCTTTGGAGACTATCAAATCTTACGTTGCTggtgaaaatgaaagttcTGCCACTGGGTGGCTAAAACCTGCCGTCCCTATTCAATGGGCTACTGCAATTGATGAAAGCAGAAAGATCTTGCAGAACGGTTCTGTGAACTTTGAGAGGAATGGCCCGCTAAGAGTCAAGAAATACTTTTCTAGGGAAGCAATGACTCAgtcatttgaagaaaacgtCGAGAAAGTCAtatggaaagaaaaaaagtattatCCTTGGGAAATATTCGGTATTTCATTCTctaattttattttgcatATGGCATTTATAAAAATTCTACCCAATAATCCATGGCCCTTCCTATTTATGGCCACTTTTATGGTATTATATTTTAAGAACTACTTATGGGGAATTTACTGGGCATTTGTATTCGCTCTCTCCTACCCTtatgaagaaatataa
- the SGF73 gene encoding deubiquitination module subunit SGF73 (Subunit of DUBm module of SAGA and SLIK; has roles in anchoring deubiquitination module (DUBm) into SAGA and SLIK complexes, maintaining organization and ubiquitin-binding conformation of Ubp8p, thereby contributing to overall DUBm activity; involved in preinitiation complex assembly at promoters; relocalizes to cytosol under hypoxia; human homolog ATXN7 implicated in spinocerebellar ataxia, and can complement yeast null mutant) gives MRSGDAEIKGIKPKVIEEYSLSQGSGPSNDSWKSLMSSAKDTPLQYDHMNRESLKKYFNPNAQLIEDPLDKPIQYRVCEKCGKPLALTAIVDHLENHCAGASGKSSTDPRDESTRETIRNGVESTGRNNNDDDNSNDNNNDDDDDDDNDDNEDDDDADDDDDNSNGANYKKNDSSFNPLKRSTSMESANTPNMDTKRSKTGTPQTFSSSIKKQKKVKQRNPTEKHLIDFNKQCGVELPEGGYCARSLTCKSHSMGAKRAVSGRSKPYDVLLADYHREHQTKIGAAAEKRAKQQELQKLQKQIQKEQKKHTQQQKQGQRSKQRNVNGGKSAKNGGKSTVHNGNNINEIGHVNLTPEEETTQVLNGVSRSFPLPLESTVLSSVRYRTKYFRMREMFASSFSVKPGYTSPGYGAIHSRVGCLDLDRTTDYKFRVRTPQPINHLTNQNLNPKQIQRLQQQRALQAQLLSQQQQQQQQQQQHHSPQAQAQASTQQPTQGMVPNHFPGGATNSSFNANVSSKQIQQQQQQQQHKSQDTGLTPLEIQSQQQKLRQQQLQQQKFEAAASYLANATKLMQESNQDSHLSGTHNNNSSKNGNNNLMTMKASISSPNTSVNSIQSPPSVNSVNGSGQGVSTGINVSGNNGRIEVGIGNSVNPYNGRIN, from the coding sequence ATGAGGTCAGGCGATGCAGAGATTAAAGGAATTAAGCCCAAAGTTATTGAGGAATATTCTTTATCTCAGGGAAGTGGTCCTTCCAACGATTCATGGAAAAGTTTAATGTCGTCCGCGAAGGACACTCCTTTGCAGTATGATCACATGAATCGCGAAAgtctaaaaaaatacttcaaTCCGAATGCACAACTCATTGAAGATCCTTTGGATAAACCGATTCAGTATAGAGTGTGCGAAAAATGTGGGAAACCCTTAGCTTTGACAGCAATTGTAGACCACTTAGAAAACCATTGTGCGGGAGCATCTGGAAAAAGTAGCACAGATCCAAGAGATGAGAGTACTAGGGAAACGATACGAAATGGAGTAGAATCAACTGGGAGAAATAATAACGACGATGACAATAGCaatgataataacaatgatgatgatgatgatgacgataaCGACGACaacgaagatgatgatgacgctgatgatgacgacgatAATTCCAATGGTGCCAATTACAAGAAGAATGACTCTTCTTTTAACCCTTTGAAAAGATCCACATCTATGGAATCTGCGAACACACCAAATATGGACACGAAAAGATCGAAAACTGGGACTCCTCAAACCTTCAGCTCTTccataaaaaaacaaaagaaagtcAAACAAAGAAACCCAACTGAAAAGCATTTAATTGATTTCAACAAACAGTGTGGTGTAGAGTTGCCGGAAGGTGGTTACTGTGCACGTTCGCTGACATGTAAGTCCCATTCAATGGGTGCAAAGAGGGCTGTCTCTGGTCGTTCCAAGCCCTACGACGTCTTGCTAGCAGATTATCATAGAGAAcatcaaacaaaaattgGTGCAGCTGCTGAGAAACGTGCTAAGCAACAAGAATtacaaaaattacaaaagCAGATACAAAAAGAGCAGAAAAAACATACTCAGCAACAGAAACAAGGTCAAAGGTCTAAGCAAAGAAATGTGAATGGTGGGAAATCAGCCAAAAATGGTGGTAAGAGTACTGTACACAATGGtaacaatatcaatgaGATAGGACACGTTAACCTAACTCCTGAAGAGGAAACAACACAGGTTCTAAATGGGGTATCCCGATCTTTCCCACTGCCACTAGAGTCAACGGTACTATCGTCAGTTAGATACAGGACTAAATATTTTAGAATGAGGGAAATGTTTGCTTCCTCCTTTTCTGTGAAACCAGGATATACATCTCCAGGTTACGGTGCGATCCATTCTCGTGTAGGATGCTTGGATTTGGATAGAACAACAGATTACAAATTTCGTGTTAGGACTCCACAGCCAATTAATCACCTCACAAACCAAAACCTCAATCCGAAACAAATACAAAGACTACAACAACAGAGAGCTCTACAGGCTCAGCTTCTTTctcaacaacagcaacagcagcaacagcagcagcaacatCACTCACCCCAAGCGCAGGCCCAGGCCAGTACCCAACAACCTACTCAAGGTATGGTGCCCAATCATTTCCCCGGCGGGGCAACGAATTCATCATTTAATGCCAATGTGTCGAGCAAGCAAAttcagcagcagcagcagcagcagcagcacAAGTCTCAAGACACAGGTCTCACGCCGCTGGAGATACAAtcacaacaacaaaaactACGACAACAACAACTACAACAACAGAAGTTTGAAGCTGCTGCTTCATATTTAGCCAACGCTACCAAATTAATGCAAGAATCAAATCAAGATAGCCATTTATCTGGCACCCACAACAATAATAGTAGTAAAAACGGTAACAATAACCTCATGACGATGAAAGCCTCCATAAGCTCTCCCAATACTAGCGTAAATAGTATCCAATCTCCCCCTAGTGTCAACAGCGTCAATGGCTCCGGGCAAGGTGTATCTACCGGTATTAATGTCTCTGGCAATAACGGGAGAATTGAAGTAGGTATTGGAAATTCTGTGAACCCCTACAATGGCAGAATAAATTAA
- the MRH4 gene encoding ATP-dependent RNA helicase (Mitochondrial ATP-dependent RNA helicase of the DEAD-box family; required for assembly of the large subunit of mitochondrial ribosomes; binds to the large subunit rRNA, 21S_rRNA; localizes to the matrix face of the mitochondrial inner membrane and associates with the large subunit precursor and with mature ribosomes) yields MSLFFKPVISPQWSFPVLLKIGVRSYAGGPRTKHKGNSPLASVPTGSSNKNRKQKAKGKKGNKKNDPDQAFNFGEYGGLKKDVEMNMDSTNKLIQKISNFDQLLILPPVRDAVKEIISKESLKLQDSRKKTSENIIPSPIQTVAIKRISKNLMDPKLQIHAIAAETGSGKTMAYLIPLIDYLKRQELETPELWETLRKNVLIRSIILVPTHELVDQVYETVSKTKTLLGLNSFKWDKATSYRDLLENIKNRIDILVTTPGKLLNLFSIRMITRPDKVLSKVGFVVLDEADTLLDRSWLEETHSAIKRIPNINHLIFCSATIPQEFNKTMQRLFPTVVPIMTPRLHKLPFALDFKVINSALSPFKGSKIKALAQTLYAISNDDTEPGFEKRCIIFVNEKKNVPEIVNLLNKKFGHNAIGLTGEDTFEERSEKIMPFLSPPRPLSEVVAQSTSPPTSLKKFEIPDSNIVIGKLKNTNSNGTAPSNKSLHVLVTTDLMARGLNFKGVRNVVLYDVPKTSIDLIHRVGRTARMKQGGRVFMLTDSKTKSWAKALPKIIKKHQRLS; encoded by the coding sequence ATGTCGCTTTTTTTCAAGCCAGTAATTTCACCACAGTGGTCTTTCCCCGTGCTTCTCAAGATAGGAGTGCGTTCTTATGCGGGAGGCCCAAGAACAAAGCATAAAGGAAACTCTCCATTAGCTTCAGTGCCTACAGGCAGTAGTAATAAAAACCGAAAACAGAAGGCCAAAGGCAAAAAAGGTAACAAAAAGAATGACCCTGACCAAGCATTCAACTTTGGAGAGTATGGtggattgaaaaaagacgTCGAGATGAATATGGACAGTACGAATAAActcattcaaaaaatatcgAATTTCGACCAATTGCTTATACTTCCACCTGTCAGAGACGCTGTGAAAGAAATCATTTCCAAAGAGTCCCTGAAGCTACAAGATAGTAGGAAAAAAACCAGTGAAAATATAATACCGAGTCCCATTCAAACAGTGGCCATTAAGAGAAtatccaaaaatttaatgGATCCAAAGTTACAAATACATGCGATTGCCGCTGAGACAGGTTCAGGTAAGACCATGGCCTACTTGATACCTTTAATAGACTATTTGAAAAGACAGGAGTTGGAAACTCCCGAATTATGGGAAacattaagaaaaaacgTTCTGATTCGGTCCATCATACTGGTGCCTACGCATGAATTGGTTGACCAAGTATACGAAACTGTTTCCAAGACGAAAACCTTGTTAGGCTTAAACTCTTTCAAGTGGGACAAGGCCACATCATATCGTGATTTATTAGAGAACATTAAAAATAGAATAGATATTTTAGTCACTACTCCGGGAAAACTACTGAACCTGTTCTCCATAAGAATGATAACTAGACCTGATAAAGTCTTGTCCAAAGTGGGTTTCGTAGTACTAGATGAAGCTGACACACTTCTAGATAGGTCATGGCTTGAAGAAACGCACTCCGCAATAAAGAGAATTCCTAACATTAATCACCTTATTTTCTGTTCCGCTACTATTCCTCAAGAGTTTAATAAAACAATGCAAAGACTATTTCCTACAGTGGTTCCTATAATGACACCCAGACTGCATAAGTTACCATTCGCTTTGGACTTTAAAGTTATAAATTCTGCCTTAAGTCCTTTCAAGGGATCCAAGATCAAAGCATTGGCACAAACTTTATATGCTATTTCAAATGATGACACGGAACCAGGGTTCGAGAAAAGATGCATTATCTTTGTtaacgaaaaaaagaatgttCCTGAAATTGTTAACCTATTGAATAAGAAATTCGGTCATAATGCCATCGGTTTAACTGGTGAAGAtacatttgaagaaagatcCGAGAAAATTATGCCCTTTTTATCACCACCGCGACCACTTTCGGAGGTGGTTGCTCAGAGTACTTCACCTCCCACTTCcttgaagaaatttgaaattccTGATTCCAACATCGTCATCGgcaaattgaaaaacacAAATTCTAATGGTACCGCACCCAGTAACAAGTCTTTGCATGTACTCGTAACCACCGACCTCATGGCAAGAGGGCTCAATTTCAAAGGTGTACGGAATGTTGTTCTCTACGATGTACCCAAAACGTCAATAGACCTGATACACCGAGTGGGCAGAACTGCTAGAATGAAACAGGGCGGCCGCGTATTTATGCTAACTGACAGTAAAACAAAATCTTGGGCTAAAGCTCTTCCAAAGATCATCAAAAAGCACCAGAGATTATCATGA